A stretch of the Agelaius phoeniceus isolate bAgePho1 chromosome 1, bAgePho1.hap1, whole genome shotgun sequence genome encodes the following:
- the STEAP1 gene encoding STEAP1 protein: MEKREGGHGAIDQNAGQNIMPRRSTGNLNYLNVDMQVANPAEAAALFDLHQAHHFGEFEHSSERHCKQDLFPKWHLPMKIASVISLLTFIYTSMRDVIYPFITKKENVFYKIPILVINKVLPVTSITLLALVYLPGILAASFQLYFGTKYKRFPQWLDRWMLSRKQFGLLSFFFATLHACYSLCYPMRRSYRYKLLNWAFQQVKQKKENAWIEHDVWRMEIYVSLGILGLALLALLAITSIPSVSLSLTWREFHYIQSKMGYLALLLCTVHALVFAWNKWVDANQFIWYTPPSFMVAVFLPIVVLLCKCVLLLPCFRKRIRKIRNGWEAKTQANQTSITSRL; encoded by the exons ATGGAGAAGAGGGAAGGTGGTCATGGTGCAATTGATCAGAATGCAGGTCAGAACATCATGCCAAGAAGAAGTACAGGAAATCTTAACTATTTG AATGTGGATATGCAGGTTGCCAatccagcagaagcagctgcactTTTTGATTTACATCAAGCACACCATTTTGGTGAGTTTGAACACTCTTCAGAACGGCACTGCAAGCAGGATCTGTTCCCTAAGTGGCACTTGCCAATGAAGATAGCATCTGTGATCTCATTATTAACATTTATTTACACTTCCATGAGAGATGTCATATATCCTTTTATAACCAAAAAGGAAAACGTTTTCTATAAAATTCCAATCCTTGTCATAAACAAAGTTTTACCAGTGACTTCAATTACCCTTTTAGCACTAGTGTATTTACCAGGAATATTAGCTGCTAGTTTCCAGCTGTACTTTGGCACCAAGTATAAAAGGTTTCCCCAGTGGCTGGATAGATGGATGTTATCAAGGAAACAATTTGGACTTCTCAGTTTCTTCTTTGCTACATTACACGCCTGCTATAGCCTGTGCTATCCAATGAGAAGATCATACAGATACAAGCTGCTGAACTGGGCATTCCAGCAG gtcaaacaaaaaaaagaaaatgcctgGATTGAACATGATGTTTGGAGAATGGAGATTTATGTGTCTCTAGGAATTCTGGGACTTGCTTTGCTGGCCCTGTTGGCAATAACATCAATTCCATCTGTCAGTCTCTCTTTGACCTGGAGAGAGTTCCACTACATTCAG agCAAGATGGGATATTTAGCCCTGCTGCTATGCACTGTTCATGCACTGGTGTTTGCTTGGAATAAGTGGGTTGATGCTAACCAATTCATCTGGTATACGCCACCTTCATTTATGGTTGCAGTTTTTCTTCCTATTGTTGTTCTGCTCTGTAAATGCGTACTGCTCCTCCCATGTTTTAGGAAGAGGataagaaaaatcagaaatggTTGGGAAGCAAAGACACAAGCCAATCAAACCAGCATAACTTCCAGACTGTAG